One window of Scheffersomyces stipitis CBS 6054 chromosome 1, whole genome shotgun sequence genomic DNA carries:
- a CDS encoding predicted protein, whose protein sequence is MEGSLQLGEGFSYDSKSIEIPSKVEVIEEFDPSIPVILPHDKVFSIQVGYKLFRLSGLSLSSDAPSYFTKFFTQMQNTEKVLFIDRNPMIFEKIYNHLQGYSLNVDSDYEFVHLWSDSYYFGLKRLQRFLTDQDIFATIGDQSFKIAKSLFVNSGNFPNYFTLNYETLLTDNIKIIEEKNMLRPPPQKPATVSNRSPLLFADLLELLRGNNLIIKNDEHRALLIRECKYYRFLELEQRILKHRIINNPFMDNKQEIIMNLNDLQRKGILNTSPPDKSIEVPIQYTRPYILKEPPRNLIFQLDSNCDILNKNYSEVKLLLNKALKMATVQITNKLGQKMLQVFKDYKDDFMMSNDKQSPSLTFIAGFSDCKATINGMQMKNGWIFDLMGGNMSNEEIEELSPAAKKRKFSTNEVKGDLIEIKLKRSLWRMVMRGDRSRLHAVSIEGESDHSSFIKENIEFL, encoded by the coding sequence ATGGAAGGAAGTCTTCAGCTAGGAGAAGGGTTCAGTTATGACCTGAAGTCCATAGAAATACCGCTGAAAGTTGAAGtcattgaagaatttgatccGTCGATTCCAGTTATCCTTCCTCACGATAAAGTCTTCTCTATCCAAGTAGGCTACAAGCTTTTCAGACTCAGCGGGTTATCGCTTTCTTCTGATGCACCTTCTTACTTCACCAAGTTTTTCACGCAAATGCAAAATACTGAGAAGGTTCTTTTCATTGACCGAAACCCCATGATCTTCGAGAAGATCTACAACCATCTCCAGGGCTATTCGTTGAATGTAGATAGTGATTACGAATTTGTCCATCTTTGGTCTGACAGCTACTATTTCGGACTAAAGAGACTCCAGAGATTTCTCACTGATCAAGATATATTTGCAACGATTGGTGACCAATCCTTTAAGATTGCGAAGTCGCTCTTCGtcaattctggaaattttCCTAACTACTTCACACTTAATTATGAGACATTGCTCACGGACAACATCAAGATcattgaagagaaaaataTGTTGAGGCCACCCCCGCAAAAGCCAGCTACAGTGTCTAACCGGTCTCCACTTCTCTTTGCTGACTTGTTAGAGCTTTTACGTGGCAATAACTTGATTATCAAGAATGATGAACACAGAGCATTGCTCATTAGAGAGTGCAAATACTATCGCTTTTTAGAACTAGAACAACGTATTCTTAAACACAGAATCATAAACAACCCATTCATGGACAACAAGCAGGAAATTATCATGAATTTGAACGACTTGCAACGCAAAGGTATCTTAAACACTTCTCCGCCAGATAAGTCCATAGAAGTACCAATTCAGTATACTCGTCCTTACATTCTTAAGGAGCCTCCGAGGAATTTAATCTTTCAGCTCGACTCAAATTGTGAtatattgaacaagaactaCTCTGAAGTGAAGCTTTTACTCAACAAAGCATTGAAGATGGCCACAGTTCAGATAACCAATAAACTTGGTCAGAAGATGCTCCAAGTATTTAAGGACTATAAAGATGACTTTATGATGCTGAATGACAAACAATCGCCATCTTTGACGTTTATAGCGGGGTTTTCGGACTGCAAAGCAACAATCAACGGTATGCAAATGAAGAATGGATGGATCTTCGACTTAATGGGTGGCAATATGTCCAACGAAGAGATCGAAGAATTGTCTCCCGCCgcaaagaaaaggaagttCTCAACCAATGAGGTGAAGGGTGACCTCATtgagatcaagttgaagaggTCTTTATGGCGTATGGTTATGCGTGGGGACCGTTCAAGACTCCACGCCGTTTCTATAGAAGGAGAGTCGGACCATTCCTCTTTTATCAAAGAGAACATTGAGTTCTTGTGA